Proteins from a single region of Diorhabda sublineata isolate icDioSubl1.1 chromosome 2, icDioSubl1.1, whole genome shotgun sequence:
- the LOC130452610 gene encoding uncharacterized protein LOC130452610, with protein sequence MPVLVSDEVLDSLICSFCEKYLSVGPIKIYNNRKVKCGRCPEIPNDPGIDSIYLILAEKILFKCINVYEGCRNILPYNDAKKYEETCLSTKFLCPICMENIWIYLLKNHVMQKHKQVLLNSNYISLNLQDIPSVTSKIYFYHNLNNLFVVNISFDKFAENQLQVNARLIGYNQQEAVGTQRYIFRYCSKFSIESPIKPLYSNNSHNFDISKIKMNNPKCQGVSYIEFDFQINSIYKTFNIPQEKVSGFDMCKSSLQLSEKDISAARQSGDMLLGKISLECYFCNQLCLNSVLYYQSHYLYENSQHHFLCYYCSIYYKTFNNENFLRATETILPYSVYSKLQYFCYWNCGYAFNASNLYSHQFICIKQSNMKCVKNTCNFISTYTDFENHYEEVHHFSKFE encoded by the coding sequence atgcCGGTGCTTGTATCAGATGAAGTTTTGGATTCTTTAATATGcagtttttgtgaaaaatatctttCTGTTGGTCccataaaaatttacaataaccGAAAAGTAAAATGTGGAAGATGTCCAGAAATTCCAAACGACCCTGGAATAGATTCCATTTATTTGATACTtgcagaaaaaattttattcaagtgTATCAATGTATATGAAGGATGCAGAAATATCTTGCCCTACAATGATGCAAAGAAATACGAAGAAACTTGTTTGAGTACTAAATTTTTGTGTCCTATTTGTATGGAAAATATAtggatttatttattgaaaaatcatgtTATGCAAAAACATAAGCAAGTACTTTTAAATAGTAATTATATTTCACTTAATCTACAAGATATTCCATCAGTtacaagtaaaatttatttttatcataatcttaacaatttatttgttgtaaatataAGTTTTGATAAATTTGCAGAGAATCAATTACAGGTTAATGCTAGGTTGATAGGCTACAATCAACAAGAGGCTGTTGGAACacaaagatatatttttagatattgttcaaaGTTCAGTATAGAATCTCCAATAAAACCGTTGTATTCCAACAATTCccataattttgatatttccaaaataaaaatgaataatccAAAATGTCAAGGAGTATcttatattgaatttgatttcCAAATCAATAGTATATACAAAACATTCAATATACCTCAGGAGAAAGTTTCTGGTTTTGATATGTGTAAATCAAGTCTTCAATTATCAGAAAAAGATATCTCTGCAGCTAGACAAAGTGGTGATATGTTACTGGGGAAAATAAGTTTAGAATGTTATTTTTGTAATCAGCTTTGTCTGAACTCTGTATTATATTATCAAAGTCATTATCTTTATGAAAATTCTCAGCATCACTTCCTATGTTATTATTGTTCGATTTATTACAAAACTTTCAACAATGAAAACTTTCTTAGAGCTACAGAAACAATACTTCCGTATAGTGTCTACAGTAAATTACAGTATTTTTGCTATTGGAATTGTGGGTATGCTTTCAATGCTTCTAACTTATATAGTCACCagtttatttgtataaaacagTCAAATATGAAATGTGTAAAAAACACctgtaattttatttcaacttatACAGATTTTGAGAATCATTATGAAGAAGTGCaccatttttcaaagtttgaatga
- the LOC130452611 gene encoding vesicle transport protein SEC20, with amino-acid sequence MDSPVFVLETIRQGITENNLQLKALIQDIDECVGPLVELQALNNAGRSKISTLRKLIGKLSDIAKESKQPHLLKDVLLHREQLASSMAAFKKANLKSMLAIEKCAKEELLKPKNEETTLKQRQKRNKEHMATISSNVTDQLLSISRQLADTTNKSAVTLETLASSSDSVTGTQQELKVTSGVIGQSGKLLAKYGRREFTDKILMCFAFAFFIACVVYIVQKRLF; translated from the coding sequence atggaTTCACCTGTGTTCGTATTAGAGACAATTCGACAAGGAATTACCGAAAATAATCTGCAGCTTAAAGCTTTAATTCAAGATATTGATGAATGTGTGGGGCCTCTTGTAGAACTACAAGCATTAAATAATGCAGGTCGTTCAAAAATAAGTACTCTAAGAAAATTAATAGGAAAGCTAAGCGATATTGCAAAAGAAAGTAAGCAGCCACATTTACTCAAAGATGTTCTTTTACATAGAGAACAATTGGCAAGTAGTATGGCTGCTTTTAAAAAAGCCAACCTTAAATCTATGCTTGCTATAGAAAAATGTGCAAAAGAAGAATTACTGAAAcctaaaaatgaagaaacaacCCTAAAACAACGCCAGAAACGTAATAAAGAACATATGGCCACAATTAGCTCTAATGTAACAGATCAACTACTCTCTATTAGTAGACAATTAGCAGATACTACAAATAAAAGTGCAGTCACTTTGGAAACATTGGCTAGCTCCTCTGACAGTGTGACTGGTACACAACAGGAACTTAAAGTTACTTCAGGTGTGATTGGACAATCTGGTAAATTGTTAGCTAAATATGGGAGACGTGAATTtacagataaaattttaatgtgtTTTGCATTTGCGTTTTTCATAGCTTGTGTTGTATACATAGTTCAGAAGaggttattttaa